One genomic window of Anguilla anguilla isolate fAngAng1 chromosome 13, fAngAng1.pri, whole genome shotgun sequence includes the following:
- the LOC118210958 gene encoding uncharacterized protein LOC118210958, which produces MDIASELCEELFSWLKQRKLCKQQLMTLAQKLENLREEMNKGQVVTNSFQVAGGTALVGAGILTLCTGGAAAPFLALLGVASVISATTVDVFLKLAETWSSSSTMKTAKGIIQKDEEIGRNIQRLQERLLETCGEQARGASSSDGKHEAAVYMLKAIGIQSGIQLQDALYQNLIFVVGSAAADGVKKSLLAPAILTNIALTLTMAVITDIGFIGLKSAAKGSAKVVANCTAQALGGALGLAISLPELIKNCNEMVGNNHVTEASQALREAAQAIEQARQELKTKLDAIQKKLRDIARVRDHLRNLGPYKSSISESDEEIVNYAMDNCNSDVKQWLQGQFQQAMFLNLFRFFMNDLLNTLKEREEEIQRKARNEHIHLVFVAHGNITSNFLPACYLMPFQSIKDVILYSPWNCAIDAKAACGIATGRIKPNQRVFHNYNRNHIPSDLPQSWNSMRSAGSDKIPKILLNAVGSDEEVWRKFSSLKNSHKLKVEDRIILPYLVPPGVGKNLFPEVPFEVITCVVAFIFMFFTRLKVTIHLAACLSSGPEDFVFGQWSGQYAWVYDNTWMTTNYMDFDEDVELYDAFRALFGEVS; this is translated from the exons ATGGACATCGCATCTGAACTGTGTGAGGAGCTCTTCTCCTGGCTGAAGCAGAGGAAACTCTGTAAGCAACAGCTCATGACTCTGGCTCAGAAGCTGGAGAATCTACGTGAGGAGATGAACAAAGGTCAGGTGGTAACAAATAGTTTTCAAGTGGCTGGGGGAACTGCACTGGTTGGGGCGGGGATTCTCACTTTGTGCACAGGGGGGGCCGCTGCCCCATTCCTGGCCCTGCTGGGAGTGGCTAGTGTAATCTCTGCCACAACAGTCGACGTGTTTCTCAAGCTGGCGGAAACCTGGAGTTCAAGCAGTACGATGAAGACTGCGAAAGGGATCATCCAGAAAGATGAAGAGATTGGGAGGAACATCCAGAGGCTCCAGGAGAGACTGTTGGAGACATGTGGAGAGCAGGCCCGTGGAGCTTCTTCCTCTGATGGGAAACACGAAGCAGCTGTGTATATGTTGAAGGCCATAGGCATACAAAGTGGGATACAGTTGCAAGACGCCTTGTATCAGAATCTCATCTTTGTAGTTGGATCTGCTGCAGCTGATGGAGTGAAAAAGAGCCTACTGGCACCTGCTATCTTGACAAATATAGCATTAACCCTAACTATGGCAGTGATAACGGATATTGGATTCATAGGTCTGAAATCTGCTGCTAAAGGATCGGCAAAGGTTGTGGCTAACTGTACCGCTCAG GCGCTTGGTGGAGCATTAGGGCTGGCAATATCGCTCCCTGAGCTCATTAAAAACTGCAATGAAATGGTGGGAAATAATCATGTGACCGAGGCCAGCCAAGCCCTGAGAGAGGCAGCCCAGGCCATTGAGCAAGCCAGACAGGAGCTGAAGACGAAATTGGATGCTATCCA GAAGAAGTTAAGAGACATTGCCAGAGTGAGGGACCACCTCAGAAACTTGGGACCATACAAGTCCAGCATAAGTGAAAGTGACGAGGAGATAGTGAACTACGCGATGGATAACTGCAACAGTGATGTAAAGCAATGGCTACAGGGCCAGTTTCAACAAGCAATGTTTCTCAACCTTTTTCGATTTTTTATGAATGATCTCCTTAATACACTGAAGGAAAGGGAAGAAGAGATTCAGCGGAAGGCTCGGAATGAGCACATTCACCTTGTGTTTGTTGCTCATGGTAACATCACCAGCAACTTCTTGCCAGCCTGCTATCTAATGCCATTCCAATCCATTAAGGACGTAATCCTGTACTCTCCATGGAACTGTGCGATTGATGCGAAAGCTGCTTGTGGCATAGCAACAGGTCGTATCAAACCTAACCAGAGAGTCTTCCATAATTACAATCGCAATCATATTCCCAGTGACCTGCCCCAAAGCTGGAATTCCATGCGCTCTGCTGGGAGTGACAAAATACCAAAGATCCTTCTCAACGCGGTTGGAAGCGATGAAGAGGTATGGCGTAAATTCAGTAGCCTGAAGAATTCACACAAACTCAAAGTCGAAGACCGCATCATTTTACCGTACTTAGTACCGCCAGGCGTGGGCAAAAACCTATTCCCTGAGGTTCCCTTCGAAGTAATCACTTGCGTCGTGGCGTTCATATTTATGTTCTTTACCAGACTAAAAGTCACCATTCACCTGGCGGCCTGTTTGAGTTCAGGACCGGAAGACTTTGTTTTTGGGCAGTGGTCAGGACAGTACGCCTGGGTTTACGACAATACCTGGATGACCACAAATTACATGGATTTCGATGAAGACGTGGAGTTGTATGATGCTTTCAGAGCTTTATTTGGTGAGGTATCGTGA